A stretch of Polypterus senegalus isolate Bchr_013 chromosome 3, ASM1683550v1, whole genome shotgun sequence DNA encodes these proteins:
- the sf3b5 gene encoding splicing factor 3B subunit 5 has product MTDRYTIHSQLEHLQSKYIGTGHADTTKWEWLVNQHRDSYCSYMGHFDLLNYFAIAENESKARVRFNLMEKMLQPCGPPADKPDDV; this is encoded by the coding sequence ATGACTGACCGTTACACAATCCACAGTCAGTTGGAACATTTGCAGTCCAAGTACATTGGGACAGGCCATGCAGACACCACAAAATGGGAATGGCTTGTGAATCAACATCGGGACTCTTACTGTTCCTACATGGGACACTTTGACCTGCTGAATTACTTTGCTATTGCCGAGAATGAAAGCAAAGCTCGTGTCCGGTTCAACCTAATGGAGAAGATGCTACAACCCTGTGGACCTCCAGCTGATAAGCCTGATGATGTGTAG